From the genome of Mesorhizobium japonicum MAFF 303099, one region includes:
- a CDS encoding DUF2065 domain-containing protein produces the protein MQDFFAAIGLVLVIEGLVYGGFPGLAKKLAGEVLSMPENALRIAGLVAIAIGVGIVWLVRGG, from the coding sequence GTGCAGGACTTTTTCGCGGCAATAGGCCTGGTCCTTGTCATAGAGGGCCTGGTCTATGGCGGCTTTCCCGGCTTGGCGAAGAAGCTCGCGGGCGAGGTGCTGTCGATGCCGGAGAACGCCTTGCGGATCGCCGGGCTGGTCGCGATCGCCATCGGTGTCGGCATTGTCTGGCTGGTGCGGGGCGGGTGA
- the hflC gene encoding protease modulator HflC — protein sequence MANRLPIFVVIAAVILFLIYSSVFVVNARQQALVLRFGEIVDVKTEPGIYFKAPFSFFDADTVQLIENRVLRFDLDNIRVQVSGGKFYEVDAFIAYRISDPRVFRAAVSGQIELAEARLRTRLDAALRRVYGLRDFEAALSEQRAVMMREVRDQLRPDATSLGLQIEDVRIRRTDLTAEVSQQTYDRMKAERLAEAARLRARGNEAAQRITARADREVVEIVAEAQKESEILRGEGEAQRSATFADAYKRDPAFFDFYRSMNAYGTALDNTGTTMVLSPSSEFFRYFRDPDGKEGPAKPAAPASPTPAAPATQPSTGKQ from the coding sequence ATGGCCAACCGTCTTCCCATTTTCGTCGTCATCGCGGCGGTCATCCTGTTCCTGATCTATTCCTCGGTCTTCGTGGTCAATGCGCGCCAGCAAGCGCTGGTGTTGAGGTTCGGCGAGATCGTCGACGTCAAGACCGAGCCCGGCATCTATTTCAAGGCGCCGTTCTCGTTCTTCGACGCCGACACGGTGCAACTGATCGAGAACAGGGTGCTGCGCTTCGACCTCGACAACATCCGCGTCCAGGTGTCGGGCGGCAAGTTCTATGAGGTCGATGCCTTCATCGCCTACCGCATCTCGGATCCGCGCGTCTTCCGTGCCGCCGTGTCCGGTCAGATCGAATTGGCCGAGGCGCGGCTGAGGACGCGTCTCGACGCTGCCTTGCGCCGCGTTTACGGTCTGCGCGATTTCGAGGCGGCGCTCTCGGAGCAGCGTGCGGTGATGATGCGCGAAGTGCGCGATCAACTCCGGCCCGACGCCACCTCGCTCGGCCTGCAGATCGAGGATGTCCGCATCCGCCGCACCGACCTCACGGCCGAGGTTTCACAGCAGACCTACGACCGCATGAAGGCGGAACGCCTGGCCGAGGCCGCCCGGCTTAGGGCACGCGGCAATGAAGCGGCACAGCGCATCACGGCACGCGCCGATCGTGAAGTGGTCGAGATCGTTGCCGAAGCGCAGAAGGAGTCCGAGATCCTGCGCGGCGAGGGCGAAGCCCAGCGCAGCGCCACCTTCGCGGACGCCTACAAGCGCGACCCGGCCTTCTTCGACTTCTACCGGTCGATGAATGCCTATGGCACGGCCCTGGACAATACCGGGACGACCATGGTGCTGTCGCCGAGTTCGGAGTTCTTCCGCTACTTCCGCGACCCCGACGGCAAGGAAGGGCCGGCGAAACCGGCGGCACCCGCCTCACCGACGCCGGCGGCGCCTGCGACACAACCCAGCACCGGCAAGCAATAG